Genomic segment of Myxococcus stipitatus:
GCCATGGCCTCCGAGCCCTCCTTGACGCGCATCGCGGTGCTGGCCCTGGATGGATGTGTCGCGTCCAGCGTCATGGGTCCCCTGGACGTGTTCGCCATGGCGAACCTCCTGAGCCAGGAGCAGGGCCAGGAGGCGCCCTTCGCCGCGGAGCTCGTGTCGCCGCGCCCCGGCCCCGCCCGGAGCTTCCATGGCCTGATGCTCGCGGCGGCGCGTGTCCCGGACGCCTCCGAGCGCTTCGACGTCGTCCTCGTTCCCGCGGCCGTGGGCAACGTGGAGGGCCTCGTCGCCGAACAGGCCGCCGCGACCTGGCTTCAGGGGCAGCATGAGCGCGGCGCGAAGCTCGCGGCCGTCTGCGCTGGCGTCTTCCTGCTCGCGGAGACAGGGCTCCTGGAGGGACGAGAGGCCACCACGCACTGGGGACTCGCCCAGCGCTTCGCGGCGCGCTACCCCCGCGTGTCGCTCAAGCCCGAGCTGCTCCTGGTGGACCTCGGTGATGTGCTCACCGCGGGCGGCGTCACCGCGTATCTCGACCTCTCGCTCCACCTGGTCTCGAAGCTGGCGTCACCCGAGCTGGCGGCGCTCTGCGCGAAGATGCTCCTGGTGGAGCCGGGCCGCAGGTTCCAGGCCCCCTACGCGGTGCATGCCGCGCCCCGAGACCATGGCGACTCCGCCGTGCTGCGCGCACAGGAATGGCTGGAGGCACACCTGCACGGGCCCGTGACGCTGACCGGCGCGGCCAGTGCCGCGAGCCTGGGGGAACGGACCCTCTTGCGCAGGTTCCGCAAGGCCACGGGCGACACACCACTCGACTACGTGCAGCGGCTGCGCATCGAGGCCGCGCGACGACTGCTCGAGACCACGCCACGCACCGTGGAGGACATCTCCCTGGCCGTGGGCTACGCGGACACCACCGCGTTCCGCCGCCGATTCAAGGCGCGCACCGGACTGACGCCCGATGCCTACCGTCGACGCTTCGCGCTGCGCTGAAAGACACCTCACCTGCAATAGCGCAAGCCGTCCTGGGGCAAGGTGCAGGACTGCCGGAGCTCGACGCAATCCCTGTCCGAGGCACAGAGCCTCCGGCACCGGTTCTCGATACAAGCCTGAGGCGTCGATGGGTTCTCGCAGGCGCCTGGCCCGAGCTCGTCCTCGTCGCAGCGCTCCCCCGCTTCCAGCCAGCCCTTCCCGAGGATGAACGGAATGGGACGGCTGGCCGCGACCAGCGTCGGCCCATCCACGAGCTGCACGACGAGATAGAGCGGCCTGTCCTGCGGAAGACTCGCTGAGGCCTGCCCCCAGGTCCCCTCCAAGATTTCAACCCCATCCCCGAGGCACACCACGGGCACCGAGGAAGCGGGGCGACTCGCCCCCCAGATGGCGAACTCTCGAAGGTCCTGGCTGTGGGTGGGGGGCGCCCGGAGAATCAGGATGATGGCGTCCCGCGAGAGGCCCTTCCACGACACGGAGAAGTCCGTCGCGGACTCGAACTGCTGGCCCGCGCGCGGGGAGACGACCTCGACACTTCCCTCGGAGTCCAAGCCGATGATGGGCGGATGCTCGGTCGGGTTCAGGCGGCAGAAGCCCTCACTGCATTCGAGGCTCGCGGTTCGAAGCGCGCGGCCATCGAACCGGGGGCACGCGGCGGTCGAACCGCAAGCACCGTTGTTCGGGTAGCACGTGAAGACCACCGGGTCACAGAAGAAGGTGGGCTCCAGGCACGGCGTCGTCGCTCCACACTCCACCGGCCGACACGCGTTCGCGACGCACTCCTCCCGCGCCGCGCACTGGTCGCTCTGACAAGGGCCGCAATATCCCCCGTCGCCATGAGGCAGACAGGGCTGGCCTCTCGCGCAGGTGTTGGCGCCCACCACCTCGGGACGACACGCGACGGCACAGCGCTCAGTCACCTCGGGACAGTCACCGTCATCACACTCCGCTTCCCTCACGCAGACCTCGAGCCCTTCTCGACAGAGCTCGCATGGCGCCAAGGGGGGGCCGCCGGCGCAGGACGCTGCATGGACCCACAGCATCAGCGCGACGAGGCCGGACGCGAGTGCGGCGCCATGGGCAGAGCGCATCAGTAGGCCGCCCCCACGGCCGTCCCCAGCTGCCACGAGAGGGCATCGGCTCGCGTGTCGAGATTCGCCCCGACTCCCGTGTAGCGGTGTCGCGGGCGAACCTCCCATCCTCGCGCCAGGCGGAGCTCCAGCAAGAACGACACGGGCAAGGAGTCCTTCGGGCTCAGGTAGACGCGAAGACTGCCCGCGAGCGACGGCTCCCATTGCTGAGCGGACGATTCCCAGAGCG
This window contains:
- a CDS encoding GlxA family transcriptional regulator, coding for MASEPSLTRIAVLALDGCVASSVMGPLDVFAMANLLSQEQGQEAPFAAELVSPRPGPARSFHGLMLAAARVPDASERFDVVLVPAAVGNVEGLVAEQAAATWLQGQHERGAKLAAVCAGVFLLAETGLLEGREATTHWGLAQRFAARYPRVSLKPELLLVDLGDVLTAGGVTAYLDLSLHLVSKLASPELAALCAKMLLVEPGRRFQAPYAVHAAPRDHGDSAVLRAQEWLEAHLHGPVTLTGAASAASLGERTLLRRFRKATGDTPLDYVQRLRIEAARRLLETTPRTVEDISLAVGYADTTAFRRRFKARTGLTPDAYRRRFALR